A single Triticum dicoccoides isolate Atlit2015 ecotype Zavitan chromosome 2A, WEW_v2.0, whole genome shotgun sequence DNA region contains:
- the LOC119351875 gene encoding G-type lectin S-receptor-like serine/threonine-protein kinase At1g34300: MAIAVVGMVLSFGATVAVVYVVYRHVKKHDVPAISIVAASVKTAGSTAGTALYAVVPDSQIRDATVEGFLEKIGGDKPIRFTARQLWGFTNNYSARIGAGGSGVVYRGVLPNGLAVAAVGVARGLRYLHEECQQKIVHYDVKPGNVLLEVGLAPKVAGFGLAQLTNRADTDATVSVMRGTPGYAAPELWMQVGVTEKCDVYSFGILLFEILGRRRNFDEAAPESRRWFPKLVWTKYECGELAEVVDSRGSAEEEKGRETARSMCEVAFWCVQQLPEARPTMGSVVKMLEGEMDIPPPPNPFQHLMAVPEVAWTSNGRASTIVGSGSRRDHSVVAVNS; this comes from the exons ATGGCCATTGCCGTCG TTGGCATGGTACTGAGCTTCGGAGCAACCGTCGCCGTGGTCTACGTCGTGTACAGGCACGTCAAGAAGCACGACGTCCCCGCCATCAGCATCGTCGCCGCGAGCGTCAAGACGGCGGGGAGCACTGCTGGTACGGCGCTGTACGCGGTGGTGCCGGACTCGCAGATACGGGACGCCACCGTGGAGGGGTTCCTCGAGAAGATCGGTGGCGACAAGCCCATCCGGTTCACCGCGCGGCAGCTCTGGGGCTTCACCAACAACTACTCGGCCAGGATCGGCGCCGGGGGCTCGGGGGTCGTGTACAGGGGCGTGCTCCCGAACGGCCTCGCGGTCGC CGCCGTCGGCGTCGCGAGGGGCCTCCGGTACCTCCACGAGGAGTGCCAGCAAAAGATCGTGCACTACGACGTCAAGCCCGGCAACGTGCTCCTCGAAGTCGGCCTCGCTCCCAAGGTGGCCGGCTTTGGACTCGCGCAGCTGACGAACCGGGCGGACACGGACGCCACCGTCTCGGTGATGCGCGGCACACCCGGGTACGCCGCGCCGGAGCTGTGGATGCAGGTGGGCGTCACCGAGAAGTGCGACGTGTACAGCTTCGGCATCCTCCTGTTCGAGATCCTCGGCCGGAGGAGGAACTTCGACGAAGCAGCGCCGGAGAGCCGGCGGTGGTTCCCAAAGCTGGTGTGGACCAAATACGAGTGTGGCGAGCTCGCGGAGGTCGTTGATAGCCGTGGCAGCGCGGAGGAGGAGAAGGGCAGGGAGACGGCGAGGAGCATGTGCGAGGTGGCGTTCTGGTGCGTGCAGCAGCTGCCGGAGGCGAGGCCGACCATGGGCAGCGTGGTGAAGATGCTGGAAGGGGAGATGGACATTCCTCCTCCGCCGAATCCGTTCCAGCATCTCATGGCTGTGCCGGAGGTGGCGTGGACGTCAAATGGTCGAGCGAGCACCATTGTTGGGAGTGGCTCAAGACGCGATCACTCCGTGGTCGCCGTGAATAGTTGA